The nucleotide window GCACGACCGACATGGCGACGATCTCGGGGCGCAGGCGTCCCGAGGCAAAGGCCGCCAGGGCTCCGGCGAGGATGGAGAGCACGATCCAGCCGTCGGGAGTCAGCATCGCTGCGGATTGTTTCCGTTCGGGGCGGTGCGATGCCTGCTGTCAGCCGCGCAATTCCGACCCAGACCTGTTAGAAACGCCCATAGGTGGCGATGGTAGTAGTAGCAACAGTAGCAGGAGGAGGAGAGGGGTCTGTCGTACCGGTCGGGATACAGGCAAGTCATCCTGAACCGCACGGCCGGACCCGTGCTGTGTAGGGAACAGAGGTGACAGACAGGGCGTTAGTATTCTCGGAGGGCAGACACATCATGGCGAAGCGAAGAAAGGAACTCAAGCTGACCGTGATCGTGGCAGAGTCTGCAGACGGCGGCTACGTAGGGTACGTGGAGGAATTACCGGGGAGCGCCACTCAAGGCGAGACCATGGAGGAACTCCAAGAGAACATGCGGGACCTGATTCCATCCTTCATCGAAGCACTCGTTATGGAATCCCGCGAGAAGCAGACCTGTCAGACCATGGGCAAAGTGGTCCAGCGGAAGACCTACTCATTCTCAGACAGGAGGGTGGAAATCCTCCCGTTCTCGTTGTGATTCCCGACCACCGAAAGGTGAAGCGCGAGCTTCTGGCTGCAGAGCTGACACACGCTGGAATCGAGCACAAGGCGTTCGCGAAGGCGTTTCGAGGCAAGTAACCCCCCTTCCTATGATGCTAAGATCATGAGCGCCGCCTCCGCCAGCGGGCCATCAGTCCTGCGTCGACTCTCCGCCGATCTCGCCCTGCTGGCAATTGCGGCGCTCTGGGGTCTGACCTTTCCGCTGGGCAAGATAGTTCTGGAGACCCTGACGCCGTTTGCCTACATGGCGGTCCGGTTCAGCTTTTCGTCGCTGGTGCTCCTCCCCTTTATGCTACGCCGTGCTGCGGTGCTGGCCAGGCGTGACAGGACCGCGTCGGCCCTCCTGGGCGTAGTGCTGTTCCTGGGATTCGCCCTCCAGAAGATCGGTTTGAGAATCACCACCGCGTCGAAGGCCGGGTTCATCACCGGGCTTTCCGTGGTCATGGTGCCGGTAATCTGGGCGGTGTGGATGCGGCGGGTTCCGCACCAGCGCGTTACGACGGGCATCGCCGCGGCTACGGTTGGACTCGCGCTGTTGACGCTGAACGGAGCGATTGCGGTCAACGTTGGCGACCTGTTTGTGCTGGCATGCGCGGTGTGCTTCGCGATGCACATCGTCATCATGGGGAGGCTGGCGCCTCGCATGGATGCGATTACGCTGACCACGGTGCAGGTGGTGGTGGCCGCCGTCCTGAGCGTGCTGGCCGCGCTGACGGAGGGATCCCTGCCGGCGGTGGCTACCGCGGGCGCCCTTATCTGGGGCATGATCCTGTTCATGACGGTCACGGGCACGCTGGCGGCGCTGCTGGTGCAGTCGTGGGCGCAGCGGTTCACCACCCCGGCGCACACCGGACTGATGTTCGCGTTCGAGCCGGTTGCGGCCGCGATCGCCGCGTTCCACATCTTGGGCGAGGTCCTTGTGGGACGCCAGGCGTGGGGCGCCGCGCTGATCTTCATCGGGATTGTGATCGCCGAACTCAATCCGGGCCGGGCGGAGATCCCGGTGGAGGCCAGACGATGAGCAAGACCACAGGTTTTCAGACGCGCGCGATTCACGGCGGTACGGTGCGCGATCCGCTCAAGTCGGTGAGCCCGCCGATCTACCAGACCACCACCTTTCAGTTCGACTCGATGGCCGAGGGCGCCCGGCTGGGGGCCGATGCGGGCGGCGGCTGGTACTACACGCGCTGGGGCAATCCCACGACGCGACTCTTCGAGGAGCTGATGGCCGAACTCGAAGGCGGTGAGGACGCGCTCGCCACGGCGTCAGGCATGGGGGCCATATCCACGGCGGCGCTGGCGGTGCTGGAGCCCGGCGATCACGTTGTCTCCCCGCGCGCTGTGTACCAGGCCACGTTCACGCTGTTCCGTGAGGTGACCCCGCAACACGGGGTCGAGGTTACGTTCATTGATTCGGTTGACCCCGCGACCTACGAGCGGGCCGTGCGACCCAACACGAAGCTGCTATATATCGAAACGCCCAACAACCCGTTGATGCAGGTCACCGACATCGCGGCCATCACAGGCCTGGCACGGAAGGCCGGCGCTGTTACGATTGCCGACAACACCTTCGCGTCACCGTTCAATCAGACGCCCATCGCGCTGGGCGCGGACATGGTCGTGCACAGCGCGACGAAGTACCTGGGTGGCCACCACGACGTCACCGCCGGGGTCATTGTAGGAAGGCGCGACCTGGTCAAGCGGGCCACGCGCATGCTCCGGATTCTCGGCCCGGTGCTGGATCCGTTCGCGTCATGGCTGCTGGTGCGCGGGCTGCGGACGCTGGGACTGCGGGTGGAACGGCACAATCACAACGCGGCGCACCTGGCCGAGTTCCTGGCAGGCCACCCGCGGGTGGAACGGGTCCACTACCCGGGGCTGTCGTCACATCCCGATTACGTCGTAGCCGCGCGGCAGATGCGCGGATTTGGCGGGATGCTTTCGTTCGAAGCACGCGGAGGCTTCGAGGCCGGCGTGCGCACGGTCGAGGGCCTGCGGGTCGCCAGTTTGGCGGTCAGTTTGGGCGGCCACGAGACCCTGGTGACGCATCCGGCGTCAACGAGCAGCGTGGGGATTCCCAGGGAAGACCGGGAGCGGTCCGGGATAACCGACGGCCTGATACGCGTCTCGGTTGGGCTGGAGGACGTGGAGGACCTGATCGCGGACTTCGATCAGGCCCTCCGAGCCGCGTAGCCACTAGCGCGCTGGCCCGCTCCGCGCGGGCCGCGGCTCAGGCCCCCTGCCACGTCAGCAGAATCCTGGCCGCCTCTTCCAGCGACGCCGCCTCCGCATCAGGCTTCAGGTTGCGGTGGTTGACGTTGTCAGGGTTGGGCGTCATCGTCACGTAGAGCGTACGCATCCCGACGCCCTGCCCGCCGCCGATGTCGGCTTCCAGCGTATCGCCCACCATCGCGGCGCGCGCCGGCTCCACGCCCCAGAGGTTGAGCACCGAGTGGAAGATCGCAGGGTCGGGTTTGGTCCTGCCAAATCCTGCCGACGTTACCACGGGATCCAGGTACGGACCGAAGCCCATCCGCTCGACGATCTGCTCGATCAGCCAGTGAGAGGATGCGTTCGAGACGCACCCCAGCCGGAGGCCGGCCTTGCTCAACTGCTTCAGCATCTCCACCGCGCCCGGGAAGGCACGGTATCCTGCCAGTTCGGGCTCGAAGAACACACGCTCGGCGGCCTCGACAAACCCGCCTTCGGTCGTCCCCAGGTTCAGTTGATCGGCCGCCCGGCGGACCGCCTCCTGCGTCGTGTGCTGACGGCCGGTAGTTGAGGTCATCTTCCACATCCAGCGGCGGGCTTCACGGACCGCGGCGCCCAGCTCCGGTGGATGGCCCGATGCCCGCAGCCACTCCGTCAGGTGCGCGATGTTATCCCCTTCAGTCGTGGAGGGGTAGATAAGCGTACCGCCGATGTCGAAGATCACGGCGGCCAGCGAGGGAGATGTCGGGATCATACGGCGCGCGCAGGTATCAATCGAGGAACAGCGGAACCAGCTCGAACCTGTTCACGTCCACCAGTCCGCGGTCGGTGAGCTTCAGGTCCGGGATCACCGAAAGCGACATGAACGACAGCGTCATGAACGGATCCGCCAGGGGTACCCCGAGGCGTTGGGCCGCCGCCAGCAATGCCCGCTGCCCTTCGGCGACCCCGGCGAGCGGTTCGTCCGACATGAGGCCGGCTATGGGCAGGGGGAGTGACGTGATCTCCTCACCGTCCACGGCCACCAGCCCGCCCTGCATTTCGAGAACGCGCTCCACCGCAACGCGCATGGCTTCGTCGGAGGCGCCCAGGACGATCAGGTTGTGCGCGTCGTGGGCGATGGTCGAGGCCAGCGCGCCGCGCTTCAACCCGAAGCCGCGCACGAATCCAATACCGACCCGGCCGCTTCCGGTGTGCCGCTCGATTACCGCCAGCTTTATGAGATCCCTGCCGGGATCGGCGACCGCCTCGCCGTTGACGATGGTGATCTCTGCCTCACCGGCTCCGGTTACCAGTTGATTCGGAACCACCTCGATCACGCGCACGCGGCGGCCGCGCGCGGGTATGCCGAAGTGGAGGCCGCTGCGCAGCACGTTGACCGAGCCGCGCAGCATCGGCAGCTTCTCAGGCCGCTGGTAGGGCAGCAGCTCGCCGTCCTGGGCCACGAGGCGGCCGTGACGGTAGACCAGCCGGGGGCGCGGCGAACGGAGGTTGTCGAAGACGATCAGGTCGGCTAGCCGTCCCGGCACGACGGCTCCGCGGTCGCGCAGCCCGAAGTGCTCGGCGGTGTTCAGGCTGGCGAGCTGGAGCGCCAGGAAGGGATCGAGCCCCAGCCCGATCGCCTGTCGGACCATCGAGTCAATATGCCCCTCCTCCAGCAGGTGTTTCGGGTTGCGGTCGTCGGTCACGAAGGAGCAGCGCCAAGCGTTCCCGGGCGTAACCAGCGGCAGCAGGTCCTGGAGGTTGCGCGCGCCGGTGGCCTCGCGCAGCATGATGACCATTCCCCGCTGCATCTTCTCCCGGGCTTCGTCCACGGTCGTGCACTCGTGGTCCGAGCCGATCCCGGCCGCCGCGAGGGCGTTCAGGTCCATGCCCCTGATCCCGGGCGCGTGGCCGTCAATCGGGCGGCCGGCGGCCGAGCGGATCTTGGCGACCACGTCCTCGTTTGAGTCCAGCAGGCCCGGGGAGTTCATCATCTCCGCCAGGCCCAACACCCACTTGTCCTGCATCAGGGTCTCGATGTCGTAGGCAGAGACCTCCGCGCCCGCGCTTTCCATTGGGCTGGCCGGGACGCAGGACGAGGCCATCAGGAACACGCTGAGAGGGTTGTACTTGGCCCCCTGCAGCATGTAGCGTATGCCGCTCATGCCCAGCACGTTGGCGATCTCGTGCGGATCGGCGATCACGGTTGTGGTGCCTCTGGGCACGACCGCGCGCGCGAACTCCGGGACGCTCAGCATCGCGCTCTCGATGTGCACGTGTCCATCAATGAACCCGGGAGCCAGGTACGATCCTCCCAGGTCGCAGACCGCACGGGCTCGATACGCGCCACGGTCCGGACCGGCGGCGATCCCGGCGATCCGGTCGCCGAGGATGGCGACATCGGACTCCATCACGTCGTGGTCGTACAGGTCTATGACGCGCGCGTTGGTCAGAAGAAGGTCGGCGGGCTCCCTGCCCCTGGCGACCTGGATGAGCCGTGCGAGGTCCATTGTAACGAAATTCACCGGGTCGGTTCAGGGTTCCTGCGCCGCGGGCGGGTTGCCGCTGCCAGGCAGGGAAGGCCAGGCAGGAAAGCAGTCAGTTGCTCGTTGAACCGTTGAGAGTAGATGGACATTCTGCTTCCGCGCACGCTCGACGAGGCCCTCGGCTTGAAGTCGGACCATCCCGAGGCCGTTCCCTTTGCCGGCGGGACCGACCTGATGGTCGAGTTGAACCTCGGACGCCGCCTGCCCCCGATTGCCCTAGACATCCGTCGGCTTCCCGAACTGCGGCAGTGGCATTGTATTGACGGCACGCTCTTCCTGGGCGCCGGGATGACGTTCAGCCGGATTATCCGGGAACTGCCCGGATTCACCGCGCTGGCTCAGGCGTCGCGTTCGGTGGGTTCGCCGCAGATCCGCAACCGAGGCACGATCGGCGGCAATCTGGGCACCGCGTCTCCTGCAGGCGACGCGCTGCCCGTGCTGGCCGCGTGCGACGCTGAGGTGGTGCTCGCCAGATCCGGCGGAGGCACCAGGGCGCTCCCGTGGCACCGGTTCCTGGTCGGTCCCAAGAAGACCGCGATCGAACCCGATGAGTTGATCCTGGGCGCGCGCTGGCGCATCACGCGCGGCCCCGGTTCGTTCTCCAAGGTCGGCAGGCGCAACGCGATGGTTATCGCGATCGCGAGTCTGTGCCTGGTGCTGGACGAGGACCGGCGTGCCGTGCGGGTCGCGCTCGGATCGGTCGGCCCCACGGTCCTGCGGGCGCCCGAGGCCGAGGCCTTTGCCGCGGGCGCGCTGGATGCAGCAGGCGCCTGGGACGATCCGGTTGTGCCTGTGCCGCCGGGGGTGCTGGAGGCCTTCGGCGAGCGCGTAGCCACCGCGGCCAAACCGATTGACGACATCCGCGGCACCGCGGCCTACAG belongs to bacterium and includes:
- a CDS encoding type II toxin-antitoxin system HicB family antitoxin — encoded protein: MAKRRKELKLTVIVAESADGGYVGYVEELPGSATQGETMEELQENMRDLIPSFIEALVMESREKQTCQTMGKVVQRKTYSFSDRRVEILPFSL
- a CDS encoding DMT family transporter; its protein translation is MSAASASGPSVLRRLSADLALLAIAALWGLTFPLGKIVLETLTPFAYMAVRFSFSSLVLLPFMLRRAAVLARRDRTASALLGVVLFLGFALQKIGLRITTASKAGFITGLSVVMVPVIWAVWMRRVPHQRVTTGIAAATVGLALLTLNGAIAVNVGDLFVLACAVCFAMHIVIMGRLAPRMDAITLTTVQVVVAAVLSVLAALTEGSLPAVATAGALIWGMILFMTVTGTLAALLVQSWAQRFTTPAHTGLMFAFEPVAAAIAAFHILGEVLVGRQAWGAALIFIGIVIAELNPGRAEIPVEARR
- a CDS encoding aminotransferase class I/II-fold pyridoxal phosphate-dependent enzyme, with amino-acid sequence MSKTTGFQTRAIHGGTVRDPLKSVSPPIYQTTTFQFDSMAEGARLGADAGGGWYYTRWGNPTTRLFEELMAELEGGEDALATASGMGAISTAALAVLEPGDHVVSPRAVYQATFTLFREVTPQHGVEVTFIDSVDPATYERAVRPNTKLLYIETPNNPLMQVTDIAAITGLARKAGAVTIADNTFASPFNQTPIALGADMVVHSATKYLGGHHDVTAGVIVGRRDLVKRATRMLRILGPVLDPFASWLLVRGLRTLGLRVERHNHNAAHLAEFLAGHPRVERVHYPGLSSHPDYVVAARQMRGFGGMLSFEARGGFEAGVRTVEGLRVASLAVSLGGHETLVTHPASTSSVGIPREDRERSGITDGLIRVSVGLEDVEDLIADFDQALRAA
- a CDS encoding HAD family hydrolase; this translates as MIPTSPSLAAVIFDIGGTLIYPSTTEGDNIAHLTEWLRASGHPPELGAAVREARRWMWKMTSTTGRQHTTQEAVRRAADQLNLGTTEGGFVEAAERVFFEPELAGYRAFPGAVEMLKQLSKAGLRLGCVSNASSHWLIEQIVERMGFGPYLDPVVTSAGFGRTKPDPAIFHSVLNLWGVEPARAAMVGDTLEADIGGGQGVGMRTLYVTMTPNPDNVNHRNLKPDAEAASLEEAARILLTWQGA
- the ade gene encoding adenine deaminase — encoded protein: MNFVTMDLARLIQVARGREPADLLLTNARVIDLYDHDVMESDVAILGDRIAGIAAGPDRGAYRARAVCDLGGSYLAPGFIDGHVHIESAMLSVPEFARAVVPRGTTTVIADPHEIANVLGMSGIRYMLQGAKYNPLSVFLMASSCVPASPMESAGAEVSAYDIETLMQDKWVLGLAEMMNSPGLLDSNEDVVAKIRSAAGRPIDGHAPGIRGMDLNALAAAGIGSDHECTTVDEAREKMQRGMVIMLREATGARNLQDLLPLVTPGNAWRCSFVTDDRNPKHLLEEGHIDSMVRQAIGLGLDPFLALQLASLNTAEHFGLRDRGAVVPGRLADLIVFDNLRSPRPRLVYRHGRLVAQDGELLPYQRPEKLPMLRGSVNVLRSGLHFGIPARGRRVRVIEVVPNQLVTGAGEAEITIVNGEAVADPGRDLIKLAVIERHTGSGRVGIGFVRGFGLKRGALASTIAHDAHNLIVLGASDEAMRVAVERVLEMQGGLVAVDGEEITSLPLPIAGLMSDEPLAGVAEGQRALLAAAQRLGVPLADPFMTLSFMSLSVIPDLKLTDRGLVDVNRFELVPLFLD
- a CDS encoding FAD binding domain-containing protein: MDILLPRTLDEALGLKSDHPEAVPFAGGTDLMVELNLGRRLPPIALDIRRLPELRQWHCIDGTLFLGAGMTFSRIIRELPGFTALAQASRSVGSPQIRNRGTIGGNLGTASPAGDALPVLAACDAEVVLARSGGGTRALPWHRFLVGPKKTAIEPDELILGARWRITRGPGSFSKVGRRNAMVIAIASLCLVLDEDRRAVRVALGSVGPTVLRAPEAEAFAAGALDAAGAWDDPVVPVPPGVLEAFGERVATAAKPIDDIRGTAAYRRHACEVLARRALRWALEDRRC